The nucleotide sequence TCATCCGCCGGGCCCAGCAGATCCTGCGCCCCTACACGCTGGAGGTGAAGGAGGTCGCCTGGCACTCGGTGTACGAGGTGGGCCACCGCCTGACCTCGGGCTTCGACAACCGCGAGCGCGTGGACCACCCCAACGTGTTCCTGCTCGGCGACGCCTGCCACACCCACTCCGCGAAGGCCGGCCAGGGCATGAACGTGTCCATGCAGGACGGCTGGAACCTGGGCTGGAAGCTGGGCCAGGTGCTCTCCGGGATGGCCCCGGCCGAGCTCGTGCCGACCTACTCGGAGGAGCGCAAGGAGATCGCCAAGAACCTGATCGACTTCGACAAGGAGTGGTCGACGCTCATGGCGAAGCCCACCTCCGAGCTGGGCGACCCGAACGAGGTGGCCGAGTTCTACACGAAGACCGCCGAGTTCCCGGCCGGCTTCATGACGGAGTACCAGCCCTCCCTCCTCACCACGGACGCCACCGGCCAGGCGCTGGCGCAGGGCTTCCCGATCGGCAAGCGCTTCAAGTCCGCCCTGGTGGAGCGCTCGTGCGACACCAACGTCAAGCACCTGGGCCACCTGCACCGCGCGGACGGCCGCTGGCGTGTCTACGTGTTCGCCGACGCCGCCTCCCCGCGCGCCGAGGACTCGAAGGTCGCGGCGTGGGCGAAGGCGATCGAGGAGGACCCGCACTCGTTCCGCAACCGCCACACCCCGTCGGACGGCCCCGAGGACGCGCGCTTCGACGTCAAGGTCGTGTACCAGCAGAAGCAGACCGAGTTCGCCCACCCGGACGTGCCCTCGGTCTTCCGGCCGACCACCGGCCCCCTCGGCCTGCACGACCTGAACAACATCTTCGCCACGTGCCAGCCCAAGCACGGTGAGGACATCTTCGAGGCCCGCGGCATCAGCCGTGACGGCGCCGTCGTCGTGGTCCGCCCGGACCAGTACGTCTCCGGCGTCTTCGGCCTGGACGAGGTCGACCGCCTGAACGCGTTCTTCGCGGGCGTGCTGCTCGACGCGAACTGAGCGGGCGGCGGCAGGCACCCCGCCGCCGGTGCGCTCACCGGGATCCCGGGGGCAGGTGGCCCCCCTCCGGCGGCGTGCGACGCAGGCGCACCGCCCGACTCGAGGCCACGGTCCCCGCGGTCAGCCCGGCCAACGCGGCGGAGAGCCCGGCGACCTCCGCCCGGGCCGCGGGCTCGGCGGCCTCGAACTGCCGGATCAGGTTCACCTGGCCCTCGAAGTCGTGGGCGGCGTCCAGGTCGCCCTTCACCGCCGGCGGAGAGCCGGTCCGGAAGCCACCCCCGGGCACGTCCCACCCGTGGCCGGCCGGGTGGAAGACCACCTCGGCCCGGCGCGACGAGACGGGGGTGGGCGCCCCGTCCGCGGCGACGGCCAGGTCCCCGTCCGAGGAGAACTCCAGCACCGCGGCCCGCCCGGTCTCCACCGCGTTGCCGGACGGCGCCGCGATCGTCATGACGCCGGCCACGGGGTACACGGACGTGAAGTCCTCCCGGCCGGCCAGGTTCACGGCGTGCACCCCGCCCTGGGAGTAGCCGGCCAGGACGAGCGGGGCGCCGTGCGGGACGCCGGCCGCCTCGAGCGCCGCCCGCACCGCCGGGGCCGTGACCTCGGACTCGGAGCCGAGGGCGTCCAGCAGTCCGCCGGCGTCCCACGGGTCGGTCGACTCGGGATCCGGGATCAGGCCGCCGCGGGTGCCCGGCAGGCCCACCACCCAGGCGCGGCTCCCGTTCTCCCGCACCACCTCCGTGACCGTGAGGTCCCCGTCCCCCTCCCCACGCGGGATGAGAGAGGCCAGCCCCGTGGCCGAGCCGTCCAGCAGGGCGGGCGCGGTCGGCCGGTCCTGCGGCGCCCCGTGCGGGGTCACCGCGCCCCGGGGCGCCGCGCCGGCGAGGGTCAGGGCGTCCGCCGCCACGGTCCACGCCTCGTCCGGGGAGACCCGCAGCGCCTCGGTGAGGTCCGACGCGGCGTCCGTCCCCTTCTTCGCCGCGGTGGAGACGGGCCGCTTCAGCACGCGCTTCTGCGCCCTCGTCAGCATCTTCACGTCGATCCGTGCCAGGGCCGCGAGCAGGGGGAACCCGGTGGCCGCGAGCGCGGCGGACACGATGGCCTCGGGCACCGCCTGGACGAGGTCCTGCACGAGCCGCTCCGCCTCGCGGGTGGTGAGGCCGTCATGGCCGTCCCGCCAGAGCAGCGCCGGCAGCTCCCCCAGGGAGGCGTCCTCGGCGGCCATGATGCCGGCCGCCGCGCGCTCGGCCTCCTCGTAGCGGGCCGCCGCGGAGAGCAGGTCGCGGTGCAGCTCGGCGCACTGCTCCGACAGGCTCCGCACCCGACCGACCGCCTCCACCAGCCGTTCCTGCAGCAGGGCGGCGGAGGCGAGCCACGTGGCCGACCGGCCCAGCCCGAAGGCGGCCGCGTCGACCTGCCACGAGGCTCCGGCCGCCTCTTCGGCGGCGTGCTCGTGCCGCCCGGCCACGACGCGCATCTCCTCGGCCTCCGCGTAGATCGAGCCCGGTCCGCCGTGCGTGCTGAAGGCCACCGCCCCCGGGCCGGCACCCCGCCCGCCGGTCACGCCGCCACCGCCAACGAGCGCAGGACGGCCAGCGCCGTCTCCTCGGCCGCCTGCTCCCGGGCCTCGGCGTCTCGGCGTGCGTCCTCCGCCTCCCGCTCGGCGGTGGCCCGCAGGGCGAGCCACTCCCCGGCCTCCCGTTCGAGCTCCGCCGCCAGGGTCGCCGCCCGCCGCACGGCCTCCCCATAGGCGCCGGCGGCCTCCCCGCGCCATGCCGTGTGCATCGCCGAGCGCACGTCCGTGGCGGCGCTGACCAGCCCGCCCAGCGCCGTGCGCAGCTGCGTCTGGGCCACGGCGAGGTCGGCGAGGGCCTGCTCGGCGGCCTCCCGCTCGCGCCGGGCGGGGTCGGCCCACGCGGCCAGGCGGGCGGCGTCGTCGTCGAGTCCGACGGCCCGCAGGGCCGTGGCGATCTGCTGAGGTCCGATGAGGGGTGGCATGCGGCCACCGTAGGGAGGGCCCGGGTCCCGCGACCGCGGCGCGGGGCGGTCCGGGGATGGGGGACGCCGTCGGAACGCCTGTGCAGGAGCCAACCCTCCCGCACCGTCCCGGCGGCCGCATCGCACCCGGGTCGCACCGGCTCCGGCGTGTTGACCGAGGTCACACCCTGGCCTATCCTGAACGAGCGGTCAGTAATTCGGTGCGCCCCGGTGCGCCCTGACCACGGAACCAGCCCGCACTCAGCGTGAGGTGATCCCCATGACGCAGACCAGCTCCCCCCAGCACCTGGCCTCCGTCCCGTCCCCCGAGGATGCGGCCGGCCAGGAGAACTTCGATCGCCTGATCGCGGAGGACTCGCGCATCGAGCCCCGCGACTGGATGCCCGAGGCGTACCGCAAGTCCCTGACCCGCCAGGTCTCCCAGCACGCCCACTCCGAGATCATCGGCATGCAGCCGGAGGCCAACTGGATCACCCGCGCCCCCTCCCTGAAGCGCAAGGCGATCCTCATGGCCAAGGTCCAGGACGAGGCCGGCCACGGCCTGTACCTGTACTCCGCCGCCGAGACCCTCGGCACCCCGCGGGACGAGCTGAACGAGCAGCTGCTCTCCGGCCGCGCGAAGTACTCCTCGATCTTCAACTACCCGGCCCGCACCTGGGCGGACATGGGCGCGATCGGCTGGCTCGTCGACGGCGCCGCGATCTGCAACCAGGTGCCGCTGTGCCGCGCCTCCTACGGCCCGTACGGCCGCGCGATGGTGCGCGTCTGCAAGGAGGAGTCGTTCCACCAGCGCCAGGGCTGGGAGATCCTCTACAAGCTCTCGCACGGCACCCCCGAGCAGAAGCAGATGGCCCAGGACGCCGTGGACCGCTTCTACGGCCCCGCCCTGCAGATGTTCGGCCCGCCGGATGATGACTCCCCCAACTCCCGCCAGTCCATGGCGTGGAAGGTCAAGCGCTTCTCCAACGACGACCTGCGCCAGCGCTTCGTGGACATGATCGTCCCGCAGGCCGAGGCTCTCGGCCTCACCCTGCCGGACCCGGACCTGAAGTGGAACGAGGAGCGCGGCCACTACGACTTCGGCGAGCTGGACTGGGACGAGTTCATGTCCGTGATCAAGGGCGACGGCCCCATGAACACCCAGCGCATGGCCCGCCGCATCCAGGCCCACGAGGAGGGCGCCTGGGTCCGCGAGGCCGCCGCCGCCTACGCCCGCCGCCAGGCCGAGCAGAACGCGCCGGCCGAGACCCACCTGATCGGAGCCTGACCCATGAGCGAGACCACCGCCGCCTCCCACGCCTGGCCCCTGTGGGAGGTCTTCGTCCGCGCCAACCGCGGCCTCTCCCACGTGCATGCCGGTTCGCTGCACGCCCCGGACGCCACCCTGGCGCTGCGCAACGCGCGGGACCTGTACACCCGCCGCAACGAGGGCACCTCCGTGTGGGTCGTCCCGGCCGAGGCCATCGCGGCCTCCGACCCGGACTCCAAGGGCGGCTTCTTCGAGTCCCCGCAGGGCAAGTCCTACCGTCACGCCACCTACTACCAGCAGTCCGAGGGGGTGCCGCACCTGTGAGCTTCGCGACCAACGACTCCGCCACGAAGCACTCCGCGGGCGTGGCCATCACCGCGGAGGAGATCGCGGCCGGCGAGCAGAAGACGAGCGACGACGTCGCCCGCTACGCCCTCGCCCTCGGTGACGACGCCCTGATGCTCGGCCAGCGCCTGTCCTGGTGGATCTCGCGCGCCCCGGAGCTCGAGGAGGACATCGCCCTGGGCAACATCGCCCTGGACCTCGTGGGCCACGCCCGCTTCCTCCTCTCCTACGCCGGCACGGCGTGGGGCAGGACCGAGGACGAGCTCGCGTACTTCCGCGACGAGGAGGAGTTCCGCTCCGTCCGCCTCGTGGAGGCCGAGAACGGCGACTTCGCCAAGACCATCGCCCGCCAGCTGTACTACTCGTTCTACTCGTACGAGCTGTACACCCGCCTGCGCGAGTCCACGGACCCCACGCTCGCCGCCATCGCGGACAAGGCCCTCAAGGAGGTCCTGTACCACCAGGACCACGCCGCCCTGTGGCTGCAGCGCCTGGGCCTGGGCACCGAGGAGTCGAAGCGTCGCATGCAGCGCGGCCTGGACGAGCTGTGGCCCTACGTGGCTGAGCTCTTCCACGACGACGACGTCGTCCGCGCCCTCGCCGAGCAGGGCGTCGCCGTGCTGCCGTCCTCGCTCGAGGAGCCGACGATGACCCGCATCCGCGCGGCCATCGAGGAGGCCGGCCTGACCGTCCCGACGACGGGCACCGCCCGCGGCGGCGACCGTTCCGGCGCCATGAGCGAGTACCGCGGGTACATCCTCGCGGAGATGCAGTCCCTGGCGCGCCGTCACCCGGGAGCGACCTGGTGACCACCGCCGGCGAGCTGCGCCCCGCCGATCCCGCCGATGCGCGGGTCTGGGATGCGGCCTCCACCGTGCACGACCCGGAGATCCCCGTGCTGTCCATCGCGGACCTGGGGATCCTCCGGGAGGCACGGGTCGAGGGCGAGAGGGCCGTCGTCGTCATCACGCCCACCTATTCCGGCTGTCCCGCCATGGACACCATCACCACGGACGTCGCCCGCGCGCTCGGGCGCGCCGGGTTCCCCGACGCCGAGGTGCGCCTGGTGCTCCAGCCGGCGTGGACCACGGACTGGATGACGGACGAGGGCAAGGCCAAGCTCAACGAGTACGGCATCGCCCCGCCCGTCGCGCGCACCACGGACGGCCCGGTCCGGATCGGCATGGCCGTGAAGTGCCCGCGCTGCCACTCCCTGAACACCCGCGAGATCACCCGCTTCGGCTCCACCTCCTGCAAGGCCCTCTACACCTGCCGGGAGTGCCTCGAGCCCTTCGACTACTTCAAGGTGCACTGATGACCGAGACCACCGACGCCCCCACCACCGGCAAGCGCCGCGCCACGTTCAACACCCTCGAGGTGTCCGAGCTGCGCCGCCTGACCGACGACTCCGTGGAGGTCACCTTCGCGGTGCCCGAGGAGCTCGCCGACGACTACGACTACGTGCCGGGCCAGTACGTGGCCCTGCGCAAGGAGCTCGACGGCGCCGAGGTGCGCCGGTCCTACTCGATCTGCGCCGTCCCGAAGCGCGGTGAGATCCGCGTGGCCGTGAAGAAGGACATCGGCGGCAGGTTCTCCACGTGGGCCAACGAGAGCCTCGAGGTCGGCGAGAAGATCGACGTGATGAACCCGCAGGGCGCGTTCACGTCCCGCACGCACGTCACCTCCCTCAACGACGCCCAGAAGGTGGCGGCGGAGAAGGTCGCGGAGAAGAAGGACACGCACCTGGTGGCGTTCGCGGCCGGCTCGGGCATCACCCCGATCATGGCGATCGCCAAGGCCGTGCTCGCGGCCTCCGAGACCTCGCGCTTCGACCTGGTCTACGCGAACCGCTCCGCCATGGACGTGATGTTCGCCGAGGAGATCGGCGACCTCAAGGACAAGTACCCGGCCCGGTTCACGGTGCACCACGTGCTCTCCCGAGAGCAGCGCGTGTCCCCGCTGCTCTCCGGCCGCATCGACGAGGACAAGCTCACCACCCTCCTGGACCGCGTGATCGACGTGGAGGGCACCGACGAGTGGTTCCTCTGCGGCCCGTTCGAGCTCGTGCAGCTCACCCGTGAGACGCTCGCCGCCCGCGGCGTGTCCGAGGACGACGTGCGCTTCGAGCTGTTCACCACCGGCCGCCCGGAGAACCCGCAGGGCCACTCCGGCCGCGTGGTGGAGGTGGACCCGAAGGGCGACAACGTGACCATCGAGTTCAACCTCGACGGCCTCACCGCCAAGGTCGAGTCCCCCAAGTCCGCCCACGAGACGGTCCTCAACGCCGCGCTGCGCGTCCGCTCGGACGTGCCCTTCGCGTGCGCCGGCGGCGTGTGCGGCACCTGCCGCGCCAAGGTCGTCGACGGCGCGTACGAGATGGACGAGAACTACGCGCTCGAGAAGGACGAGGTGGAGAAGGGCTACGTGCTCACGTGCCAGACCCGCCCGACCTCCGACTCGATCACGCTCGACTTCGACGCCTGAGCGCCCGCCCACGAGACCGAAGGAGCCCCCGATGATCGAGATCACCGTCGAGAACGGCGTCGCCGAGATCGTGTTGGACGCCCCCCAGAGGATGAACGCCCTGGACGATGCCGCGCTGGCCGAACTCCAGGCCGCCTACGAGCGGGCCGCCGCCGGCGTCGAGTCCGGCGAGGTCCGGGCCGTGCTGCTGCGCGGCGAGGGCCGCGGCTTCTGCGCGGGCCGCGACATCTCCGCCGTGGTCCCGGCCGAGGACGACGCCACCGCCTACCTGCGGGACAGGGTCACCCCGGTGCTGCGGGCCATGTCCGAGATCCCGGTGCCCACCTTCGCCGCGGTGCAGGGCGCCTGCCTGGGCGTGGGCCTCGGCCTCGCGATCGCCACGGACGTGGTGTACGTGGCCGAGGACGCGAAGATCGGCTCGCCGTTCGCGAACCTCGGGGCCACCCTGGACTCGGGCGGCCACTGGCTGTTCACCGAGCGCCTGGGCGCGCACCGCACCCTGGACCTGATCTACACGGCCGAGCTCCTCTCGGGCGCCGAGGCCGTCCAGGCCGGGCTGTTCTCCCGGGCCCTGCCCGCGGACGAGCTGCTCGAGTTCACCCGCGCCAAGGTCGCCCAGGTGGCCTCCGGCGCGACCCTCGCGTTCCGCGCGTCGAAGGAGCTCGTGGCCCAGGTCCGCGACCACCGTGTGGGCCTGTGGGAGTCCCTCGGCGCGGAGAACATCGCCCAGGGCGAGCTCTGCGGCACCGCCGACTACGCCGAGGGCTTCCAGGCCTTCCAGGAGAAGCGGAAGCCGGAGTTCACCGGCCGCGGCTGAGCCGCCGCACCCCGCCACCGACGACGGCGCCGCACCCTTTGCGTGAAGGGCGCGGCGCCGTCGTCGTCCCGGCTTGGCCGCGTCACATTCCCGTCATCAGCTGGGATCGTGGCGTGAGTCACAGAGGATCGTATACGGTGACGGGTGTCACTTCCCGACCGATCGGTCGGGAACCACACCGTCCCGCCGCCGTCTCACGGTCGGCCGCCGCCCCGCATCCCAGGAGCATCCATGAGCCACACCGTCGCATCCCCCGCGGCGACCGCCCCCGCGCGTGACCGCCGCGAGGAGCGCAAGGTCATCGCCGGCACCGTCGTCGGCACCACCATCGAGTGGTACGACTTCTTCATCTTCGCCCAGGCCACCGCACTCGTCTTCGCCGCCCTCTTCTTCCAGCCGATGGGCGAGAACGGCTCCCAGATCGCCGCGTGGGCCACCCTCGGCATCTCCTTCCTCATCCGCCCGCTCGGCGCGATCATCGCCGGCCACCTCGGCGACCGCTTCGGCCGCAAGTTCGTCCTGTCCCTCACGCTGATCGGCATGGGCCTGGCCACCACCCTCATCGGCCTGCTGCCCACCTACGCCCAGATCGGTGTGTGGGCCCCGATCCTGCTCGTCGTGCTGCGCCTGCTGCAGGGCCTGTCCGCCGGCGGCGAGTGGGGCGGCGCGGCGCTGCTGTCCGTGGAGCACGCCCCCCACGGCAAGCGCGGCCTGTTCGGCTCCGCTCCGCAGATCGGCGTGCCGCTGGGCATGATCCTGGCCACCGGCGTGCTGTTCATCGTGCGCTCCACCATGTCCGAGGAGCAGTTCCTCGCCTGGGGCTGGCGCATCCCGTTCCTGATCTCCGTGGTGCTGATCGTCGTCGGCTACCTGATCCGCAAGGCCGTCGAGGAGTCCCCGGTCTTCAAGGAGATGCAGCAGCTCAAGGTGGACGAGTCCGCCCCGCTGGGCGAGCTCTTCCGGCACCACACCAAGGAGGTCATCCTCGCCGCCGTGATCTTCGCCGCGAACAACGGCGTCGGCTACCTGCTCATCGCGTGGTTCTCGAAGTACGGCGGCCCGAAGGGCCTGGGCATGACCTCCTCCGAGGTGCTCATCGCGAGCCTCATCGGCGGCGTCGGCTGGTTCATCTTCACCCTGCTCGGCGGCTGGGTCTCGGACAAGATCGGCCGCAAGCTGACCTTCGTCCTCGGCTACGGCTTCCTGATCGTCTGGGCCTTCCCGCTGTTCGGGCTGCTCAACACCGCGTCTCTGCCGCTGTTCTCGCTGGGCCTGTTCGTTCTGACCCTCGGCCTGGGCCCGTCCTACGGCCCGCAGTCGGCGATGTACGCCGAGATGTTCCCGGCCCGCGTCCGCTTCTCCGGCGTCTCCATCGGCTACGCGCTCGGCACCATCATCGGCGGCGCCTTCGCCCCGCTGATCGCCGACCAGCTCGTGAAGACCGGCTGGGAGAACGTGGCCTGGTACATCATCGCGATCTCCGCGGTCTCGCTCATCGCCGTCCTGTTCGTCCCCAAGGGCATCCAGGACCGCGAGCTGCACGATGAGCAGGTCGTGGCCACGCGCTCGAACCCGGTGGTGCCGGCCTGATCCGGCCCGCCTGACGGGCTGCGCCCGTCCCCACCCCACGACGACGGCGCGTCCCCCTCCGGAAGGGCGCGCCGTCGTCGTGCGGTGCGCGGGCCGGACCGGACCGGCGCCGAGGCCCGCAGACACGCCGCCACGTCGGGGACGAAGCGGCGGGTCTGCGGGCCTCAGCGCGGGGCGCGCTGTCCCGTCACACCCGCCCCCGCAGTTGACCCCCATCACACCGGCCCGGGATACTGAACCTGAACGCACGGTCGGTAATTCGCCGCGCCCGCCCCGTCGTCGGTCACTCAAGGAGTCTCCATGTCCGCACAGTCCCAGGCCCTGCTCGTCGGCGGTCGCCGCACGCCCGTCGGCAAGTACGGCGGTGCCCTCTCCTCCGTCCGCCCCGACGACCTCGCCGCCCTGACCGTCAAGGCCGTGATCGAGGACGCCGGCATCGACCCGTCGGTCGTGGACGACGTCATCCTCGGCAACGCCAACGGCGCCGGCGAGGAGAACCGCAACGTCGCCCGCATGGCCTGGCTGCTGGCCGGCTTCCCGGACACCGTCCCGGGCATCACCGTGAACCGCCTCTGCGCGTCCGGCATGTCCGCGATCGGCATCGCCACCGCGATGGTGCGCTCCGGGATGGCCGACGTCGTCGTGGCCGGCGGCGTGGAGTCGATGTCCCGCGCCCCCTGGGTGATGGAGAAGCCGACGACGGCGTTCGCCAAGCCCGGCGCGGCCTTCGACACCGCGATCGGCTGGCGCTTCGTGAACCCCCGCTTCGCGGACGGCGAGTTCGGGGAGAAGTTCACCTTCTCCATGCCGGAGACCGCCGAGGAGGTCGGCGAGGTGGACGGCATCACCCGCGAGGACGCCGACGCCTTCGCCGCCCGCTCGCACGAGCGCGCGCTGGCCGCCATCGAGGCCGGCCGCTTCACGGACGAGATCGTGCCCGTCGTCGTCACGGGCCGCAAGGGCGCCGAGACGGTCGTGGACACGGACGAGGGCCCCCGCCCCGGCTCCACCCCCGAGGTGCTCGCCGGCCTGCGCCCGATCATCAAGCCGGGCGGCGTGGTCACCGCGGGCAACTCCTCCTCCCTCAACGACGGCGCCTCGGCGATCCTCGTCGTCTCCGAGCGGGCCGCGCAGAAGTACGGCCTGACCCCGCGGGCCCGCGTCGTGGAGTCCACCTCGGCGGGCCTGGCCCCCGAGATCATGGGCCTGGGCCCCGTCCCGGCCACCGAGAAGGCCCTCGAGCGCTCCGGCTGGTCCGTGGCGGACCTGGGCGCCGTCGAGCTCAACGAGGCCTTCGCCACCCAGTCCCTGGCCTCGATGCGGCGCCTCGGCCTGGACCCGGAGACCGTCAACGCCGACGGCGGCGCGATCGCCCTGGGCCATCCGCTCGGCTCCTCGGGCTCGCGCCTCGTGGTCACGCTGCTCGGTCGGATGGAGCGCGAGGGCGCGGACAGGGGCCTGGCCACGATGTGCGTGGGCGTGGGCCAGGGCTCCGCGATGCTCGTCGAGAAGGTCTGAGCGCATGGACGACTTCAGCCACTTCACGGCACTGCGCGTCGAGGAGCGTGAGGACCGCGTCCACGCGCGCATGGACCGCCCGGGCGTGCGCAACGCGATCGACCAGACCATGGTCGACGAGTTCCACGAGCTCTGCGCCCACCTCGAACGCGAGCCGAAGATCCTGATCATCTCGGGCACGCAGGTGGAGTCGAAGCGCGAGCCGGGGACGTTCTCCGGCATCTTCGCCTCCGGCGCGGACATCGGACAGCTGCGCGAGCGCCGCCGCGACGACGCCCTGCGCGGCGTGAACTCGCAGGTCTTCGACCGCATCCACCGGCTGCCCATGCCCGTGATCGCGGCGATCGACGGCTTCGCCCTCGGCGGCGGCGCGGAACTGGCCTACGCGGCCGACTTCCGCATCGCCACCCCGGCGCTGAAGATGGGCCAGCCCGAGACGAGTCTGGGGATCACCGCCGCTGCGGGCGCCCAGTGGCGGCTCAAGGAGCTGGTGGGTGAGCCCGTGGCCCTCGAGCTGCTGCTCGCCGGACGGATCCTGGACGCGCAGGAGGCCCTCGAGCTCAAGCTCGTCACCGAGCTGCACGAGCCGGAGGCCCTCCTCGACGCCGCCGACGCCCTCGCCGACCGCATCGCGCAGCAGGATCCGCTGGCGGTGCGGCTGTCCAAGCGCGTCTTCCACCTCCCTCGCGAGGCCCACCCCCACGTGGACGAGATCGCGCAGGCCATCCTGTTCGAGTCCGAGGCCAAGTTCGAGCGCATGCAGGCGTTCCTGGACCGCAAGAAGAAGTGAGGACTGACATGACCGATCAGCAGCACACCCCTGACACCGCGCCGTCCTCCGTGCCCGCCGTCGTCGGCGTCCTCGGCGGCGGCCGGATGGGTGGCGGCATCGCCCACGCGTTCCTCGTCGCCGGTTCGTCCGAGGTGGTCGTCGTCGAGCGCGACCCACAGTCGGCCGAGGCCGCCAGGGAGCGCATCGAGGCCGACCTGGCCGCCTCCCTCGAGCGCGGCAAGATCGACGGCGACCTGGACGAGTGGGCGCAGCGCCTGACCGTCTCCGTGGACCGCGCCGACTTCGCCCGCTGCGACCTCGTGGTCGAGGCCGTGTTCGAGGACATGCAGGTGAAGATCGAGGCGCTCACCGACGTCGAGGCACACCTGCGCGAGGACGCCTGGCTGGCCAGCAACACCTCCTCCCTGTCCATCGACGAGATCGCCACGCACCTGCAGCGCCCCGAGCGCTTCTGCGGCCTGCACTACTTCAACCCGGTGCCCGCCTCGAAGCTCGTGGAGGTCGTGATCGGCGAGCAGACCGGTGCGGAGCTCCAGGCCCTGTCCACCGAGTGCGTCCGCGGGCTCGGCAAGACCCCCGTCGTCGTCAAGGACGCCCCGGGCTTCGCCTCGTCGCGTTTGGGCGTGGCGATCGCGCTCGAGGCCATCCGCATGGTCGAGGAGGGTGTGGCCTCCCCCGAGGACATCGACGCCGCCATGGTGCTCGGCTACAAGTTCCCGGTCGGCCCGCTGGCCCTGACCGACATCGTGGGCCTGGACGTGCGCCTGGGCATCGCGGAGTACCTCGAGTCCCAGCTGGGTGAGCGTTTCGCCCCGCCGCAGCTCATGCGGGACATGGTGGCCCGCGGCGAGCTCGGCCGGAAGTCCGGCAAGGGCTTCTTCGACTACCGCTGAGCCCCCGGGGCAGGCGCTTTCGAACGGGAGATAGGGCCTATCTCCCGTTCGAAAGCGCCCATTCCCCCGATATCACGTTCGAAAGTGCGGGGGCGGGGTCGGCGCGGCTAACGTGACGGGCATGGACGAGCCCACGCTGCTGCGCGTCGCCCGCGACCGCGCCCTCGAGCTGCCGGGCAGCGCCGCGTCGCACCCCTTCGGCCCGGACACCGAGGTCATGAAGGTGCAGGAGAAGCTGTTCGTGGTGTTCATCGACCACGACGGGCGCCGCCTCGTGAACGTCAAGGCCCGCCCGGAGGACGGCGCCCAGCTGCGCGCGGCCCTGCCCGCGGCGATCACGCCCGGCTAT is from Micrococcus luteus NCTC 2665 and encodes:
- a CDS encoding FAD-binding monooxygenase yields the protein MLFHHHGYVSTNPRVQVAAGIGLDRPAELPDEMDVLIVGSGPAGMIAAAQLAMFPDVHTRIIERRPHRLEIGQADGIQARSVETFQAFGFASEIIDEAYDLTSMAFWNPAADDADTIVRTSLAEDDPEGISEFPHLIVNQARILDWFAEYMKNSPTRAEPDYGWAFEGLEDTTEGEYPVLVTLRRTVDAEGNALEDPASGPTRQVRAKYVVGADGAGSRVRKSIGHALSGDAANHAWGVMDALADTNFPDIRTKCAIHSSSGSILLIPREGGHLFRMYVDLGEVPADDNHKVRQTPLEEIIRRAQQILRPYTLEVKEVAWHSVYEVGHRLTSGFDNRERVDHPNVFLLGDACHTHSAKAGQGMNVSMQDGWNLGWKLGQVLSGMAPAELVPTYSEERKEIAKNLIDFDKEWSTLMAKPTSELGDPNEVAEFYTKTAEFPAGFMTEYQPSLLTTDATGQALAQGFPIGKRFKSALVERSCDTNVKHLGHLHRADGRWRVYVFADAASPRAEDSKVAAWAKAIEEDPHSFRNRHTPSDGPEDARFDVKVVYQQKQTEFAHPDVPSVFRPTTGPLGLHDLNNIFATCQPKHGEDIFEARGISRDGAVVVVRPDQYVSGVFGLDEVDRLNAFFAGVLLDAN
- the paaA gene encoding 1,2-phenylacetyl-CoA epoxidase subunit PaaA, whose product is MTQTSSPQHLASVPSPEDAAGQENFDRLIAEDSRIEPRDWMPEAYRKSLTRQVSQHAHSEIIGMQPEANWITRAPSLKRKAILMAKVQDEAGHGLYLYSAAETLGTPRDELNEQLLSGRAKYSSIFNYPARTWADMGAIGWLVDGAAICNQVPLCRASYGPYGRAMVRVCKEESFHQRQGWEILYKLSHGTPEQKQMAQDAVDRFYGPALQMFGPPDDDSPNSRQSMAWKVKRFSNDDLRQRFVDMIVPQAEALGLTLPDPDLKWNEERGHYDFGELDWDEFMSVIKGDGPMNTQRMARRIQAHEEGAWVREAAAAYARRQAEQNAPAETHLIGA
- the paaB gene encoding 1,2-phenylacetyl-CoA epoxidase subunit PaaB, encoding MSETTAASHAWPLWEVFVRANRGLSHVHAGSLHAPDATLALRNARDLYTRRNEGTSVWVVPAEAIAASDPDSKGGFFESPQGKSYRHATYYQQSEGVPHL
- the paaC gene encoding 1,2-phenylacetyl-CoA epoxidase subunit PaaC yields the protein MSFATNDSATKHSAGVAITAEEIAAGEQKTSDDVARYALALGDDALMLGQRLSWWISRAPELEEDIALGNIALDLVGHARFLLSYAGTAWGRTEDELAYFRDEEEFRSVRLVEAENGDFAKTIARQLYYSFYSYELYTRLRESTDPTLAAIADKALKEVLYHQDHAALWLQRLGLGTEESKRRMQRGLDELWPYVAELFHDDDVVRALAEQGVAVLPSSLEEPTMTRIRAAIEEAGLTVPTTGTARGGDRSGAMSEYRGYILAEMQSLARRHPGATW
- the paaD gene encoding 1,2-phenylacetyl-CoA epoxidase subunit PaaD, with protein sequence MTTAGELRPADPADARVWDAASTVHDPEIPVLSIADLGILREARVEGERAVVVITPTYSGCPAMDTITTDVARALGRAGFPDAEVRLVLQPAWTTDWMTDEGKAKLNEYGIAPPVARTTDGPVRIGMAVKCPRCHSLNTREITRFGSTSCKALYTCRECLEPFDYFKVH
- the paaE gene encoding 1,2-phenylacetyl-CoA epoxidase subunit PaaE, which codes for MTETTDAPTTGKRRATFNTLEVSELRRLTDDSVEVTFAVPEELADDYDYVPGQYVALRKELDGAEVRRSYSICAVPKRGEIRVAVKKDIGGRFSTWANESLEVGEKIDVMNPQGAFTSRTHVTSLNDAQKVAAEKVAEKKDTHLVAFAAGSGITPIMAIAKAVLAASETSRFDLVYANRSAMDVMFAEEIGDLKDKYPARFTVHHVLSREQRVSPLLSGRIDEDKLTTLLDRVIDVEGTDEWFLCGPFELVQLTRETLAARGVSEDDVRFELFTTGRPENPQGHSGRVVEVDPKGDNVTIEFNLDGLTAKVESPKSAHETVLNAALRVRSDVPFACAGGVCGTCRAKVVDGAYEMDENYALEKDEVEKGYVLTCQTRPTSDSITLDFDA
- a CDS encoding enoyl-CoA hydratase/isomerase family protein; the protein is MIEITVENGVAEIVLDAPQRMNALDDAALAELQAAYERAAAGVESGEVRAVLLRGEGRGFCAGRDISAVVPAEDDATAYLRDRVTPVLRAMSEIPVPTFAAVQGACLGVGLGLAIATDVVYVAEDAKIGSPFANLGATLDSGGHWLFTERLGAHRTLDLIYTAELLSGAEAVQAGLFSRALPADELLEFTRAKVAQVASGATLAFRASKELVAQVRDHRVGLWESLGAENIAQGELCGTADYAEGFQAFQEKRKPEFTGRG